CTGTTTCGCCGATTACTCTATCATATGACGGTAGGTCCAGTTCAACAACACCTATGGCTAAAACAACTTTTGGTGATTGCTTACCAGCCACACCACAGAGAGTACCTACATTGCAACGAGAATCAAAAGGCGGAATCGAACCGGAAATCATCAAGTTAGCACCGTTGAATAAATGCTCTTCTATAACGAATCCATGTGTTAAAACGATAGGCAATAGTGAAGGATTTTTCCAGCAAGAATATACAGTTGGATATAGTTGTTCACAATGTTTCTCCTTGAATAATATAGGtatattgttttcatctGTGTATACTGTTCCAACACTCTTCTGGCCACCGAAGTTCGTTTGCTTTATAATGGAGGTGGGGAAAGTATATTCCTCATTGTTCGTTTGTTTTATACAAGTTTGAAGtaacttctttctttcggagtttttcaaattacTCAAAGCTTTTATGTGCGGTTCCTTCTTAAACATACTTAAACTTATTTCGTCATTCAGGAGGTTAATGCATTAGTTTAATCTCTAATGTTTCTATTTCACGATTTTGTATGCTtgcatttttgttttccgTAGCGCCCTAGTTTATCAAGCACTACAAAAATAAGTACAGAATGTGTTCAATACTACTTATCAAAACTTGGAACTTATGTATTTGTTAAAGACGTTTAAGCAATTATAAACGAAATGCCACCTCCCGGTAATGATTATTTTATTGACTATAATCCACGCTTCCCAATATTTGCTACAAGAACGGCAAAAGGCCTTGCTATTAATAGGGTCTCAGATCACGCTAGACTTGCAGCAATTCCCATaagaaatataaatttAGTGGCAAATTACAATTGGGACACGGTCACTGGTAAGTTTTTgtccattttctttaagGATGGAACGATCAGAATCCATgacattttcaaagatggCCGACtggtttcatttttgaGAATACCGAGTACAAAGATATCCAAAGGTACATGGGACCGAATTCCTTTAGAATCCGAATCAGGTAATGGAAATTTGGCGTacaatattattgattATTTACCAAAACTAATAAGATATGTGAAGGATTCCAAAAGAATTAACATTGTCCCTTATACTCCACCGAATAGCTTATGGAGAGGTCCAGACGAGGATGAACCggaaaacaatgaaaaactaGACATTCACATAATATTCAACGAAGGACACGATAAAATaactgttttttttaatggtGACTACGCTATATTTGTGCCAGTGGGCGCTGATGAGAACGAGAGGTTTGTAAAATCGATTGTCAAAATACAAGATGGCTTTTACCACTGCTTTTACGACGATGGAACTGTACGAACTTTAAATTTAGGACCATTATTACGGAGTGAACCATCGATGAACATACTAAAGTATATAATGGCAATAAAAGAGCTTATAGGTTACTTACTTAATCATATTGAGTTCATCAATCGGGAGCTTGTAACACCCTATTTGGAATTTGTCAATAGATTATGTGATGAAGCTTACGGATACGATAAGTTAATATCAGAGCTAGAATGTCTGTTTTTACTCGGGGAAGTTTCATGTGACTTAGAGGACTGGTTATGCAATTCTGTAGGTGAGAAAAACTTCAAGAGATGGAAGTGTTTAGGTTGTGAAGCTTATCAAAAAACTACTCAGATTCTGACTTTGATATTTGTGCCTGCCTGTGAAAGgatcattatttttgtgGAGAAATTAAGGGGTATATTAGAAGCTTTCTCCATACAGAATAAGTTTAACGATTCGTCAGATTTGACAGCTGTTGATActcttttaaaaaattcGCAAGAATTGTTAACTATTACATTAAAATCAATAGTAGACTTGGGGAAGGATGAAACACTTTTTGAAACGTTCTTTATATGGCTTAACGATAGAATTCATGAAGTGCTGGACGAAGATTATAAACTCAAAGTTCAGTTTGAAGACGATCCTTACTTTGGGTATGATTTACTAACCTACTTTCACAACATATCTAACAGGGGTGCAGAAACTAGCCCGGTTCTCAATATGAAGCTCTATAGAGATCTAATCAATAGCATGTCTGACATGGAAAAAGAGATCGCAGAGAGTAATGTAAATTCTCATATCCAACAGCATATTCTGGTGGAATCGAGGACAGAC
The Saccharomyces mikatae IFO 1815 strain IFO1815 genome assembly, chromosome: 4 genome window above contains:
- the APC4 gene encoding anaphase promoting complex subunit 4 (similar to Saccharomyces cerevisiae APC4 (YDR118W); ancestral locus Anc_8.270) — encoded protein: MPPPGNDYFIDYNPRFPIFATRTAKGLAINRVSDHARLAAIPIRNINLVANYNWDTVTGKFLSIFFKDGTIRIHDIFKDGRLVSFLRIPSTKISKGTWDRIPLESESGNGNLAYNIIDYLPKLIRYVKDSKRINIVPYTPPNSLWRGPDEDEPENNEKLDIHIIFNEGHDKITVFFNGDYAIFVPVGADENERFVKSIVKIQDGFYHCFYDDGTVRTLNLGPLLRSEPSMNILKYIMAIKELIGYLLNHIEFINRELVTPYLEFVNRLCDEAYGYDKLISELECLFLLGEVSCDLEDWLCNSVGEKNFKRWKCLGCEAYQKTTQILTLIFVPACERIIIFVEKLRGILEAFSIQNKFNDSSDLTAVDTLLKNSQELLTITLKSIVDLGKDETLFETFFIWLNDRIHEVLDEDYKLKVQFEDDPYFGYDLLTYFHNISNRGAETSPVLNMKLYRDLINSMSDMEKEIAESNVNSHIQQHILVESRTDVYSKEYPSSQIYVFDAVKLPKHNYILYLIQVTEQKHTQEAPSEGSIEKLYIGTLKDDNLDVISRESSIKIPELFEFYSFSGARFVLKKVPNLIREIELSDGNYDCEHNVEYKEGDDENGEDDGAITIPTYITYNEKSEDFIACTAKISVDGRSASLVFPKGK